From the Clostridiales bacterium FE2011 genome, one window contains:
- a CDS encoding carbohydrate kinase, whose amino-acid sequence MKHYDVVALGELLIDFAPHSVNEAGYPVLSANPGGAPGNFLAALTKYGCRTAMIGKVGDDAFGKALVKTLEDAGIDARGIRIDPNIFTTLAFVSLDASGNRDFSFARKPGADTCLTPEEVDEELIADAKVFHFGTLSLTDEPAAGATRHAIELAKRHGALISLDPNLRKPLWKREEDAREAIEWSLHQADIVKISDEEIDWLWGFSPEEGAEKLLREYGVSLVYATLGPKGCYAANGTNRVTVQSPSGIHVVDTTGAGDIFGGSAMSQFIRCKKTPADLTETELRRIVSFACTAASLSTQTHGGIASVPEYSDVTRKMEE is encoded by the coding sequence CCTGTCCGCCAACCCGGGCGGAGCGCCGGGCAATTTCCTGGCAGCGCTGACAAAGTACGGCTGCAGGACTGCCATGATCGGAAAAGTCGGCGATGACGCCTTCGGGAAAGCGCTGGTGAAAACACTGGAGGATGCCGGGATAGATGCCCGGGGGATCCGGATTGACCCGAACATTTTTACAACGCTGGCCTTTGTTTCCCTGGACGCGTCCGGGAACCGGGATTTCAGCTTCGCTCGTAAACCGGGCGCCGATACCTGTCTGACCCCGGAAGAAGTGGATGAAGAGCTCATCGCGGACGCGAAAGTTTTCCACTTCGGCACGCTCTCTCTGACGGATGAGCCTGCCGCCGGGGCTACCCGACATGCCATTGAACTGGCAAAGCGCCACGGTGCGCTGATCAGCCTGGATCCCAATCTGCGCAAGCCACTGTGGAAGCGGGAGGAGGATGCCAGGGAAGCGATTGAGTGGAGCCTGCATCAGGCGGATATTGTCAAGATCAGTGATGAGGAGATTGACTGGCTGTGGGGCTTTTCCCCGGAAGAAGGCGCTGAAAAGCTGCTGCGGGAATACGGCGTCTCACTGGTGTATGCCACGCTGGGACCCAAGGGCTGCTATGCTGCAAATGGCACGAATCGCGTGACAGTGCAAAGTCCGTCCGGTATTCATGTTGTCGACACAACCGGCGCCGGCGATATATTCGGCGGCAGCGCAATGAGTCAGTTTATCAGGTGCAAAAAAACGCCGGCAGATCTGACAGAAACAGAACTCCGCCGGATTGTCAGTTTTGCCTGTACCGCTGCAAGCCTTTCAACGCAGACGCACGGTGGAATCGCAAGCGTTCCGGAGTATTCGGATGTTACCCGGAAAATGGAAGAGTGA